A single genomic interval of Pyrus communis chromosome 5, drPyrComm1.1, whole genome shotgun sequence harbors:
- the LOC137735350 gene encoding WAT1-related protein At2g39510-like: MSKGSMAEMLNWAMPFMAVTFMQFGFAGMSIISKFALNHGMSPHVLVVYRHAVASVFIAPFAIVFDRKVRPKMTLSIFTKIVLLGLLEPVLDQNLFYTGMKLTTATFTSAMCNVLPAFVFIMAWIFRIEKINLRSLHSLAKILGTIVTVGGAMLMTLINGPMLNFPWTRRNIHQESTVSTVHQDPIKGAIMIAAGCFCWAGFMILQAITLNSYPAELSLATWICLAGTVQGTAVALAFEWNNPIAWSIHFDFKLLAAVYSGIICSGIAYYVQGVVMKERGPVFVTAFSPLSMIIVAVMSSFILAEIMYLGRVIGAMVIVIGLYMVLWGKSKDQLPSESEKDDNMELATNV, from the exons ATGTCTAAGGGGTCCATGGCTGAGATGCTCAATTGGGCGATGCCGTTCATGGCTGTCACCTTCATGCAATTTGGGTTCGCAGGGATGTCCATAATTTCAAAGTTTGCTCTAAACCATGGGATGAGCCCGCATGTCTTGGTAGTCTATCGACATGCTGTGGCCAGTGTTTTTATAGCTCCTTTTGCCATTGTCTTCGATAG GAAAGTAAGGCCAAAGATGACCTTATCAATTTTCACCAAGATTGTGTTGCTTGGCCTATTAGA GCCTGTACTTGACCAGAACTTGTTCTATACCGGGATGAAGCTTACAACTGCAACTTTTACATCTGCCATGTGCAATGTTCTTCCTGCTTTTGTATTCATAATGGCTTGGATTTTcag GATTGAGAAGATTAACTTGAGAAGCCTGCATAGCCTTGCAAAGATATTGGGGACCATAGTGACTGTGGGAGGAGCCATGCTTATGACTCTAATCAATGGACCCATGTTGAATTTTCCGTGGACAAGAagaaatatccatcaagaatCTACAGTTTCCACAGTTCATCAAGATCCCATAAAGGGAGCTATCATGATTGCAGCTGGATGTTTCTGCTGGGCTGGTTTCATGATTCTCCAA GCGATTACTCTAAATTCATACCCTGCTGAGCTATCCCTAGCAACCTGGATATGCTTGGCGGGCACGGTTCAAGGAACTGCGGTGGCCCTAGCTTTCGAATGGAATAACCCCATAGCTTGGTCCATACACTTTGATTTTAAGCTTTTAGCTGCTGTTTACAGT GGAATAATATGTTCAGGGATCGCTTATTACGTTCAGGGAGTGGTAATGAAGGAAAGAGGACCTGTTTTTGTGACTGCTTTTAGTCCTCTAAGTATGATTATTGTAGCCGTTATGAGCTCCTTCATATTAGCTGAGATCATGTACTTGGGAAG agtaattggagcaatggtcattGTGATTGGCCTCTATATGGTTCTATGGGGAAAAAGCAAGGATCAACTTCCATCTGAATCAGAAAAAGATGATAACATGGAATTGGCTACAAATGTTTAA